From Streptomyces durmitorensis, a single genomic window includes:
- a CDS encoding class I SAM-dependent methyltransferase, with the protein MSAPTDAASSRALAPYEDAPDPGPLLALNFGFARARVLGTALDLGVFTGLARGPRDARGLAAELGCDPVGLRALLAALEELGLVAGGDGGGEESWTLTDASRAHLVEGGRGYLGGHFADVLAEWDQWSGLTELVRAGGHGGGELGAPENRGLYSGMFAGIFPVGVRTAFRVVRELTRHDPSLPDAGRVLDFASGAGEWGIALAAADPEARVVAHDAPALLGAARERAAEFGVAERFRFVPADFTRGNAGDFPRAPFPDGCFDTVVLAHLSRFAGPDATERLVQECARLLRPGGTLLLVDVMRQAPGRPALHRPMIALSLLVNTEAGGVQAESAYRTVMEKYGVTAKESVTPGLITVLTGERR; encoded by the coding sequence GTGAGCGCACCGACGGACGCGGCGAGCAGCCGCGCCCTCGCTCCGTACGAGGACGCACCGGATCCCGGCCCCCTCCTCGCCCTGAACTTCGGCTTCGCCCGCGCCAGGGTGCTCGGCACGGCCCTGGACCTCGGCGTGTTCACCGGCCTCGCACGGGGCCCGCGTGACGCGCGGGGACTCGCCGCCGAGCTGGGCTGCGACCCCGTAGGGCTGCGCGCACTGCTCGCGGCCCTTGAAGAGCTGGGCCTGGTCGCGGGCGGTGACGGCGGCGGCGAGGAGAGCTGGACGCTCACCGACGCGTCCCGCGCCCATCTCGTCGAGGGCGGCCGGGGCTACCTCGGCGGTCACTTCGCCGACGTACTGGCGGAGTGGGACCAGTGGAGCGGCCTGACCGAACTGGTGCGGGCCGGCGGGCACGGCGGCGGTGAGCTGGGCGCGCCCGAGAACCGGGGGCTCTACTCGGGGATGTTCGCGGGGATCTTCCCGGTGGGGGTGCGCACCGCCTTCCGTGTGGTGCGCGAGCTCACCCGGCACGACCCCTCCCTGCCGGACGCGGGCCGCGTCCTGGACTTCGCGTCGGGCGCGGGCGAGTGGGGCATCGCCCTGGCCGCCGCCGACCCGGAGGCACGCGTGGTGGCCCACGACGCCCCGGCGCTGCTCGGCGCCGCGCGTGAGCGGGCGGCGGAGTTCGGCGTGGCGGAACGGTTCCGCTTCGTGCCCGCCGACTTCACCAGGGGCAACGCCGGTGACTTCCCCAGGGCGCCCTTCCCCGACGGCTGTTTCGACACCGTCGTCCTGGCCCACCTGAGCCGCTTCGCGGGCCCTGACGCCACGGAGCGGCTCGTCCAGGAGTGCGCACGGCTGCTGCGCCCCGGCGGCACCCTGCTGCTCGTCGACGTCATGCGCCAGGCGCCGGGGCGGCCCGCCCTGCACCGCCCGATGATCGCGCTCAGCCTCCTGGTGAACACCGAGGCGGGCGGCGTCCAGGCGGAATCCGCGTACCGCACGGTCATGGAGAAATACGGGGTGACGGCAAAGGAGTCCGTCACGCCCGGCCTCATCACCGTCCTGACAGGAGAAAGGCGTTAG
- a CDS encoding cupin domain-containing protein, with protein MKRVHRTAVKAEIVREPGAKETTHRKLIDTPDGADRFVLTEFEVSPNGSTPPHYHEWEHEIYVLEGSMGLVMPELGKTEEVGPGDAIFIPRNEPHGFVTGPDQTCRFLVVAPCERPPVRNVFLSEDPYEYTQNPEYVSLLEAGK; from the coding sequence ATGAAGCGCGTGCACAGGACCGCGGTCAAGGCCGAAATAGTCCGCGAACCGGGAGCCAAGGAGACCACCCACCGGAAACTCATCGACACGCCGGACGGAGCCGACCGCTTCGTCCTCACCGAATTCGAGGTGTCGCCGAACGGCTCGACCCCACCGCATTACCACGAGTGGGAGCACGAGATCTATGTGCTCGAAGGCTCGATGGGGCTCGTCATGCCCGAACTCGGCAAGACCGAGGAAGTCGGCCCCGGTGACGCCATCTTCATCCCCCGCAATGAACCCCACGGCTTCGTCACAGGCCCGGACCAGACCTGCCGGTTCCTGGTCGTCGCGCCCTGCGAGCGGCCCCCGGTACGGAACGTCTTCCTCTCCGAGGACCCGTACGAGTACACGCAGAACCCCGAGTACGTGAGCCTCCTGGAGGCCGGCAAGTGA